The window TGCTGCCCTCTTGTGGAGGGGTTGCAACGCTAAACATACGAGTCGTAACTTTCGTAAATATTCCTGCAATGTCATAAACTTCAACGCAAGAAGTGATGACTCGTGCTTTTTATATTCTTCGATAAGTTTCGTGAAATTGTGGTCGTCGATTGTTGTTCTGtgaatgacatcataataaatattatgacTTCATAATCAATATAACCCACCTTCCATTTCTACCAACAATTAAATTCTTCAAAAACTTTTCTTGGTTATTTTTCATTTGTGTAAGGTACGGAAAACAACTCCCATCTCGATAAAGGAAAATAACTTTGTACCCTCGTGTAAGAAACTGTTCGACCGACAAAGCACCTCGCCGCCCTGTGCTAAAATTTTCCAAATAACGAACCGCGTGTTTTTCCAACGGAACACAAGTTCCACCGGAGGTCACTAGAGCGACTTTTTGATCCGGGATTTTCACCGAATCAGCAACGAACGCTTCGATAGAATCGATAAATTCTTTTTCCATCCCTGCTGGTAATtaacattgtgacatcacaacaacaatataacaTCACCACCTCTAACAATAAGCATTGTTTCATAACAACcataaaacaacttacataACACCCTACAGTTTgttaaagttacttttattctgCTGGGTCTACTGTagccagctatttttagttAGA is drawn from Ciona intestinalis unplaced genomic scaffold, KH HT001175.1, whole genome shotgun sequence and contains these coding sequences:
- the LOC100187386 gene encoding phosphopantothenate--cysteine ligase-like, whose translation is MEKEFIDSIEAFVADSVKIPDQKVALVTSGGTCVPLEKHAVRYLENFSTGRRGALSVEQFLTRGYKVIFLYRDGSCFPYLTQMKNNQEKFLKNLIVGRNGRTTIDDHNFTKLIEEYKKHESSLLALKFMTLQEYLRKLRLVCLALQPLHKRAAVYLAAAVSDFYVPDDKLPLHKIQSSESLALTLERTPKMLGHVAQQWAFNAFVVSFKLETDENILISKCRLALSNYGHQVVVGNLLETRYNNVIIVTSSSVVNVNATSENIEIKLISQLYLMHEQFMTS